TATTACTGAGAAGTGGGTTTTTAGCTCGTTGTTGCGCAGCGAACAGACACTTTTACGAGCGTGCGCTCGTTCAAACGTGAACAGCGGCTACTCATAATTTACTGAGCAAAAAAGGCTTTAATGCACAGTGTGAGGTAGAGTTGACTAGTCAGTCTGTTGCAGAATAATGGACTGAATGCACTGTGACTGAAAATAAGGCAGGATGTCTCCACAAGCCTCCACTTCCTCTGTATTATGGTGCTATCACATTTGAGAAAAATGGATGAATATATAAACATTTTGCATACGGCATACTGTAAATGgattataataatatacattCAGTATTTTGGACGTGGACTTATGGTACtacaataaattattattgtgcAGTAGTATCATTCAAAGAAAGGCCgaattatatttatttgcattgaGTTGggatatattttgtttttatttaaaaaaaaaaacaaacataagacTGTTACCATGAAATGAATGGTTACGTAACGCATATGCCTTTCTGTGATTCTTTAAAGCTGTATAATGTTTTAGCTTATTTCATGTGTATGACAAGTTTGCTCTTTGCAGTAATGACTGTATCATTTACACTGAATGTACACTAGAAATAGTTTTgtacatcttttgtttttaatgtacgacttaaataaaaaccaaagcaGTTTGTACGTTGCGAAACCGGCACTGGATTTCAAAGTGGCACGTTACAACATTTTATTCaacagttttttaaatttcatttgaaCATACATGTCCTTCCTAACCTTACTCATCATGTCCCCATATCTTTGATTTGCCTgcccttttccttccttccatggtACTCTTAGACGAAGTCCGCACTTTGGTTGCAGCTGGTGTATTTTTTCTGTCGCTGGCCAATCCAGACGTTCTGTCTCTTCTAGTGAACTCCACCTCTTTCTGGGACTTGTAGAAACTCTggcttttaaatgtctttacaCTTGTCTTCAGCCTGTCCCCATCCTCTTGCGGTCGACCGTTGAACCCCTTACGTATTCTCTTTTTCTGTGCCTGCTTCGGGTGGAAGCCGTCGTGCTTCCTCTGAGGCACGAACTTCAACGCCTCTTCCCAGTTTCCCGTTTCCTTCAGAGTGAGCATGATGCAGATCATCTGGTCCAGAGTCAGATTTTTGGTTCCTATCTCCCAGTGGAGATGCTCATCCAGCGGTAGACGGGCTGTGGCCAAGTTCAGACGCTTGGCGTTAGCCAACGCTAAGCCTGACTGGATCGACCGGTCCACCAGAGCTCCGATGATGTAGACCTTGGAGTGGTCGAAGGTGCGGAGGACGTTAGGGGAGTCGGCCGTGAGGTATACGAGCTGCTCTCGGGGGAACACGTCGATGTGTGGGCGGTCGGTGCCAGTGATAAATATCCGTTCCCAGGTCTCTGCACCGTATTGTTTGAGCAGCTCCTTCATGTAGCCCCCGTCTGGCTGCAGGTTGCAGAAATGGAGGTGGTAGGGGTCGGTAGCACGCCGGTTCCACGCTTCCACATCCTGCAGCTGGGAGACGGTGTTCTCCAACTCCCGCCTGCTCATGTTGGACTCGTAGCTCATGTCAAACACCAGCGGCTGACCGAACAACATGGCCTGAGCGCTCCTCCACGCCAGCAGATTGTCCAGGGTGCGGTTCCAGAACTGGAGCACGAATGTGTTTTTTAACTCCTGCGCTTCCTCAGCATCGCCCTCGCgttctctcttctccttcatccaGGCTTCTCGTTCCgccttcttctgctgctgcttcaccttGCGAGTCAGTTTGTGGTTCTCCTTCTGAGCCAGGTACTTCAGGTACTTCTTACTGGCGGACTTGGTGGTGAGCTTTGCCAGCGTCTGAAGCTCCTCATCCGTGATCTCCTGCGGTACTTGCTTGCCAGCTTGCTGCCACATCCAGACAAGATCTCGAATTGCCTCCAAGGAAGCGGCCTCACTTAAATCCCCTCTTGGTTCTTTTAGGTTTTCACCATCATCACTTGCTTCAGCTTCACTGCTGACTTGCTTACTCTCAAATGCTGCTTGGGATCTCATCACAGATTTCCATCCGTCCAGGTCCAACGTCTCCTTGTCTTTGGATTCATCTTCTTCTATATGAAGAACATCTTTCCCCGGAGAGGTTCCCGTACTGAAGGGGCGACTGAGGACGGATACTCTGTGATGGCAGGAGCTGTGGACCAGGAGAAAACCGCTCATTTGCCTCTTGGTACCATACGATGCCGAAAAACGACTGCAGTTTCGGAATACATTG
The sequence above is drawn from the Mugil cephalus isolate CIBA_MC_2020 chromosome 3, CIBA_Mcephalus_1.1, whole genome shotgun sequence genome and encodes:
- the trmt10c gene encoding tRNA methyltransferase 10 homolog C, which produces MLRLFATQACNVFRNCSRFSASYGTKRQMSGFLLVHSSCHHRVSVLSRPFSTGTSPGKDVLHIEEDESKDKETLDLDGWKSVMRSQAAFESKQVSSEAEASDDGENLKEPRGDLSEAASLEAIRDLVWMWQQAGKQVPQEITDEELQTLAKLTTKSASKKYLKYLAQKENHKLTRKVKQQQKKAEREAWMKEKREREGDAEEAQELKNTFVLQFWNRTLDNLLAWRSAQAMLFGQPLVFDMSYESNMSRRELENTVSQLQDVEAWNRRATDPYHLHFCNLQPDGGYMKELLKQYGAETWERIFITGTDRPHIDVFPREQLVYLTADSPNVLRTFDHSKVYIIGALVDRSIQSGLALANAKRLNLATARLPLDEHLHWEIGTKNLTLDQMICIMLTLKETGNWEEALKFVPQRKHDGFHPKQAQKKRIRKGFNGRPQEDGDRLKTSVKTFKSQSFYKSQKEVEFTRRDRTSGLASDRKNTPAATKVRTSSKSTMEGRKRAGKSKIWGHDE